The Flavobacterium marginilacus genome window below encodes:
- a CDS encoding SusC/RagA family TonB-linked outer membrane protein, which translates to MRVFIFLFCTTIFGFSPINVFSQNTKIVITADKTVTVDEVFDLIKQQTNYTFIYQEDLFKKLPKVHLKKGKIRVNDLLEASFPGKDFNFSFTNGNTILVKQRPAEKVVVLQSKVIEISGKVTNSANEPLPGVNIKVKGTNAAVQTGFDGKYVITAPEDGEILFTYIGYRSQTISVNKRNLINVILKAETKELVSVVVNTGVTVRKKELITGAVSTFKGEELRQVSTQNAIQALKTLDPSFIVLDNNIAGSNPNALPVIEVRGQTSLSVNQVNDQFKEDPNQPLFILDGFPTTLQQVVDLDINRIASITLLKDAASTALYGSRSANGVVVIETNKPLPGQLQFSYVYNSSYEIADLSVYHLMNAEQKLEFERLSGAYIITNGSAETTPYTWDQEYNRRLAAVRRGVNTYWLNEPIQMGITSGHSLSFGGGSEEFRFNIAGNYKSLTGTMKGSEHNTWGYNTTLTYRKNKLTLNNNFFVSGGNNQESPYGSFETWAKASPYYPKVNENGVVTRYLDGTSLPTPANQAVIVNHPANPLYNVFLPSYDKGNDFNFTNNFALNYDVNEHIKTTGALSVSRNSNVETVFVSPDDTRFINNITAEKGTYTRKDAITNKWNANIGGTYSNVFSSVHSFNYTIRLSAQEGKNNSYLSKLRGFPIGVPGNPSFAFGYEPNGKPSTYNNLVRSVDLTNQLNYAYDRRFLFDFTQTISGATNFGTNKKYSPYWGAGIGWNLHNEFNMNENIVNTLKLRANIGQTGNQNLVGYASYDVYAYDANTNIFGAGLDISQIANPNLEAQKTKDISAGLDLAMFRNRLTATFGVYRRTTSPQIVSIDLAASTGVNAYPLNVGHLTTEGLELKINYNFIYDLSKNFIWGIGLMSSSGSNELGGFNNALASLNDAAQKTASLVRYYDGASNNDLWAVPSLGIDPATGREVFLKKNGQTTFVLDKKDEVVMGNSRETATGVVSTNVTYKGFSFGLFVRYSFGADRFNSALYNKVENISRDNIFDNQDVRAFTDRWTTPGQLAEFKAIGLTNNTPISSRFIQKDDYVSGESIRVGYRITEKAWLKRNGLTALGFNALANEFFRISTIKAERGIDYPFSRIYSFSLNLSF; encoded by the coding sequence ATGAGAGTTTTTATCTTCTTGTTTTGTACTACAATTTTTGGTTTTTCTCCCATAAATGTATTTTCACAAAACACAAAAATTGTAATTACAGCTGATAAAACGGTAACTGTCGATGAAGTTTTCGATCTTATCAAACAACAGACTAACTACACTTTTATTTATCAGGAAGATTTATTCAAAAAACTGCCTAAAGTACATCTTAAAAAAGGAAAAATCAGAGTAAATGATTTACTGGAGGCTAGTTTTCCAGGTAAAGATTTTAACTTCAGTTTTACTAATGGCAATACAATTTTAGTAAAACAAAGACCAGCAGAAAAAGTTGTGGTACTGCAGTCAAAAGTTATTGAAATTTCAGGAAAAGTGACAAATAGTGCTAATGAACCCCTGCCAGGAGTAAATATAAAAGTCAAAGGTACAAATGCGGCAGTACAGACTGGTTTTGACGGAAAATATGTAATCACAGCTCCTGAGGACGGAGAGATTCTTTTTACATATATTGGATACCGTTCACAAACTATTTCAGTTAATAAAAGAAATTTGATTAATGTCATTTTAAAGGCAGAAACAAAAGAACTTGTTAGTGTGGTGGTGAATACCGGTGTAACGGTAAGGAAAAAGGAATTAATTACAGGTGCGGTGTCTACTTTTAAAGGAGAGGAATTAAGACAGGTTTCGACTCAAAATGCGATTCAGGCTTTAAAAACGCTGGATCCTTCATTTATTGTACTGGATAATAATATAGCCGGTTCAAATCCTAATGCGCTGCCGGTTATTGAGGTGAGAGGGCAGACGAGTTTATCTGTAAATCAGGTAAATGACCAGTTTAAAGAAGATCCAAACCAGCCTTTATTTATCCTAGACGGATTTCCAACAACATTACAGCAGGTGGTCGATTTAGATATTAACAGAATTGCCAGCATTACTTTATTGAAAGATGCCGCTTCGACCGCTTTATACGGATCCCGTTCTGCCAATGGGGTTGTAGTTATTGAAACCAATAAACCTCTGCCGGGGCAGTTACAGTTTTCGTATGTATATAACTCTTCTTATGAGATAGCAGATTTAAGTGTTTATCATTTAATGAATGCTGAACAGAAATTAGAATTCGAAAGACTTTCAGGCGCTTATATTATTACCAATGGTTCAGCGGAGACTACGCCGTATACATGGGATCAGGAATACAACCGCCGTTTGGCCGCTGTACGCCGAGGTGTAAACACCTATTGGCTGAATGAACCAATACAGATGGGAATTACCTCCGGGCATAGTTTGTCTTTTGGAGGAGGATCAGAAGAATTTAGATTCAATATCGCCGGAAATTACAAATCATTAACCGGAACAATGAAGGGATCTGAACATAATACTTGGGGATACAATACAACATTAACATACCGAAAAAATAAATTAACCCTTAATAATAACTTTTTTGTTTCAGGAGGAAACAATCAGGAATCACCGTATGGTTCTTTCGAAACCTGGGCAAAAGCGAGTCCGTATTATCCAAAGGTTAATGAAAATGGTGTTGTAACCCGTTATCTGGATGGAACATCACTGCCAACACCTGCCAATCAGGCTGTAATTGTAAATCATCCGGCAAACCCGCTTTACAATGTTTTTCTGCCAAGTTATGATAAAGGAAATGATTTTAATTTTACAAATAACTTCGCTTTAAATTATGATGTGAACGAACATATAAAAACAACCGGAGCATTGTCTGTTTCTAGAAACAGCAATGTGGAAACCGTATTTGTATCACCGGATGATACTCGTTTTATCAATAATATTACTGCAGAAAAAGGAACATATACCAGAAAAGACGCTATAACTAATAAATGGAATGCTAATATTGGAGGAACTTATTCTAATGTCTTCAGCAGTGTCCACTCTTTCAATTATACTATTAGATTATCTGCACAGGAAGGTAAAAATAATTCGTATTTATCAAAGTTAAGAGGGTTTCCGATCGGAGTACCTGGAAATCCTTCATTTGCTTTTGGATATGAACCAAACGGCAAGCCCAGCACTTACAATAACTTAGTCAGAAGTGTCGATCTGACGAATCAGCTTAACTATGCCTATGATCGAAGATTTTTGTTCGATTTTACCCAAACGATTTCCGGAGCGACAAATTTTGGAACAAATAAAAAATACTCGCCTTACTGGGGTGCAGGTATTGGATGGAATCTGCACAATGAGTTTAACATGAACGAAAATATCGTTAACACCTTAAAACTGCGGGCAAATATCGGTCAGACTGGAAACCAGAATTTAGTAGGTTATGCATCTTATGATGTTTATGCCTATGATGCGAACACCAACATTTTTGGTGCCGGATTAGACATTTCTCAAATTGCAAATCCAAATCTGGAAGCTCAAAAAACAAAAGATATATCAGCAGGATTAGATTTAGCAATGTTTAGAAACAGGCTGACTGCAACTTTCGGGGTTTACCGCCGTACTACTTCGCCTCAAATTGTTTCTATAGATCTTGCCGCTTCTACAGGTGTAAATGCTTATCCTTTAAACGTGGGACATTTAACCACAGAAGGACTTGAGCTTAAAATAAATTACAACTTCATTTATGACCTTTCTAAGAATTTTATCTGGGGGATTGGATTAATGTCATCTTCAGGAAGTAATGAATTGGGAGGTTTCAATAATGCTTTGGCTTCTTTAAATGATGCCGCACAAAAGACAGCAAGTTTAGTGAGATATTATGACGGAGCCAGTAATAATGATTTATGGGCCGTACCTTCTTTGGGAATTGATCCTGCAACCGGAAGAGAAGTTTTTCTTAAGAAAAATGGACAGACAACTTTTGTTTTAGATAAAAAAGATGAAGTTGTAATGGGGAATTCCAGAGAAACTGCAACAGGAGTAGTTTCGACAAACGTAACTTATAAAGGGTTTAGTTTTGGGCTGTTTGTACGTTATAGTTTTGGCGCAGACAGATTTAATTCAGCATTGTACAATAAAGTAGAGAACATTTCGAGAGATAATATTTTTGATAATCAGGATGTCAGAGCCTTTACTGACCGCTGGACAACACCAGGACAATTGGCAGAATTTAAAGCAATTGGTTTAACAAACAATACACCAATATCATCACGTTTTATTCAGAAAGATGATTATGTTTCCGGAGAATCTATCCGTGTAGGATACAGAATAACCGAGAAAGCATGGCTGAAAAGAAACGGATTAACAGCATTAGGGTTTAATGCTTTGGCAAACGAATTCTTTAGAATATCTACTATAAAAGCAGAACGCGGAATCGATTATCCTTTTTCCAGAATCTATTCATTTAGTTTAAACTTATCATTTTAA
- a CDS encoding DMT family transporter, giving the protein MNWILLIIAGLFEVGFATCLGKAKETSSMTSTLWMAGFFAALSISMTLLYKASQTLPIGTAYAVWTGIGAVGTVLVGIFVFKEPATFWRLFFLFTLISSIIGLKFVSAH; this is encoded by the coding sequence ATGAACTGGATTTTACTTATCATAGCAGGTTTGTTCGAAGTAGGTTTTGCCACTTGTTTAGGCAAAGCCAAAGAAACTTCCAGCATGACCTCGACTTTATGGATGGCTGGTTTTTTTGCGGCTCTTTCTATTAGTATGACTTTATTGTACAAAGCTTCGCAAACGTTGCCAATTGGTACGGCTTATGCAGTTTGGACAGGAATTGGTGCGGTCGGGACAGTTTTGGTCGGGATTTTTGTGTTTAAGGAACCTGCGACTTTCTGGAGGCTTTTCTTTTTGTTTACTTTGATATCTTCAATAATTGGGTTGAAATTTGTTTCGGCACATTAA
- a CDS encoding RNA polymerase sigma factor, with protein MSTPGLNSDTLLIDRLRNGDESALTELYNKFWQLLFTSSYNVIKDKELCEDIIQDIFMNIWHNREKLDIHISLKGYMYACARYQVFSYLKKNKDKVHVEIFDDLEKRFQHTTPETEMMHEELVQQINLIIEALPEKCQLVYKLSREEQLSHKEIAERLNISAKTVENHIGKALQTIRASMGNTLSVAMILWLSKNL; from the coding sequence TTGTCAACCCCTGGTTTAAATTCCGATACTCTTTTAATAGATCGTCTGCGTAATGGAGATGAGTCGGCTTTAACAGAACTCTACAATAAATTCTGGCAATTGTTATTCACGTCTTCTTATAATGTGATTAAAGACAAAGAGCTGTGCGAAGATATTATTCAGGATATTTTCATGAATATCTGGCACAATCGTGAAAAATTAGATATTCATATTTCTTTAAAAGGCTATATGTATGCCTGTGCGCGTTATCAGGTTTTTAGTTATTTAAAGAAAAATAAAGATAAGGTGCATGTCGAAATTTTTGATGATTTAGAAAAACGTTTTCAGCATACTACGCCTGAAACTGAAATGATGCACGAGGAATTAGTGCAGCAGATTAATCTAATCATTGAAGCCCTTCCTGAAAAATGCCAGCTGGTTTATAAATTAAGCAGGGAAGAGCAGTTATCTCATAAAGAAATTGCAGAACGCCTAAACATTTCTGCAAAAACAGTTGAAAATCATATTGGAAAAGCGCTACAGACCATTAGAGCATCAATGGGAAATACATTGAGCGTTGCAATGATTTTATGGCTTTCTAAAAATCTTTAG
- a CDS encoding DUF3137 domain-containing protein: MDKELIAFLNEQAQFLERSRIKAVKLNRIYSIVKPLRKLLKGILIVSAVLNCIIPILLPVTITIGIMYLLTLAMNDPKIVFESNLKDNFLPAVFEKTKPNLSYSSYGYNNKILQESEILNQGFFSDTIEIEGEDYTKGKIEDIDVEFFEIKFHKEVTNYSKTAGGCLLSLILIPIEIFKNIFDNDNEHDEVFAGVIKDINMFYSGFFMYADFNKDFRGKILMIPKENENLKDKVHELFASKSLTKIDVENQNINDNYSIYASDIQTGYYVLSQNLIDRINILSIREKALPIISFIEGKIYFLIPWKKNLFKADIFTKIENENYFLNYIEEINSFEEIIKNLNIDRRIWSKV, from the coding sequence ATGGATAAAGAATTAATTGCTTTTTTAAATGAACAAGCACAATTTCTGGAAAGATCAAGAATTAAAGCTGTTAAACTCAATAGAATTTACAGTATAGTAAAACCTTTAAGAAAGTTATTGAAGGGAATTCTGATAGTCTCTGCAGTCTTAAACTGTATAATTCCCATACTGCTTCCTGTAACAATTACTATTGGAATTATGTACCTGTTAACTTTGGCAATGAATGATCCAAAAATAGTTTTTGAATCAAATCTAAAAGACAATTTTTTGCCGGCAGTCTTCGAAAAAACAAAACCTAATTTGAGTTATTCTTCATACGGCTATAATAATAAAATCCTGCAGGAAAGTGAAATTCTGAACCAAGGATTCTTTTCTGATACCATTGAAATTGAAGGTGAAGATTATACAAAAGGCAAAATAGAAGATATAGATGTAGAATTTTTTGAAATCAAATTTCATAAAGAAGTAACGAATTACAGCAAGACTGCCGGAGGCTGTTTACTTTCGCTTATTCTGATACCTATAGAAATTTTTAAAAATATTTTTGACAATGACAATGAGCATGATGAAGTTTTTGCGGGTGTAATCAAAGATATTAATATGTTTTATTCCGGCTTTTTCATGTATGCAGATTTCAACAAAGACTTTAGAGGAAAAATTCTGATGATCCCTAAAGAAAATGAAAATCTGAAAGACAAAGTCCATGAACTATTTGCCTCAAAATCATTAACCAAAATAGATGTTGAGAATCAAAACATAAATGACAATTACAGCATATATGCATCAGATATCCAGACGGGATATTATGTATTATCACAAAACTTAATTGACAGAATAAATATTTTATCGATAAGGGAAAAAGCATTGCCTATTATTTCGTTTATCGAAGGAAAAATTTACTTTTTAATTCCATGGAAAAAAAACCTTTTCAAAGCTGATATATTTACCAAAATTGAAAATGAAAATTACTTTTTGAATTATATCGAAGAAATCAATTCCTTTGAAGAAATTATCAAAAACTTAAATATCGACAGAAGAATTTGGAGCAAAGTGTAA
- a CDS encoding FecR family protein — MEKEEFLTLLNRYISGDTNREESKKLLRFYESFQTSDEWDESLGSKEEIQNKMLQRIQDAIKSEETKVIPLKPFYTRKSFKVVAAASVAMLISISLLFNRGNKTKDTIPVAANKNILIGTDKATLTLEDGSVIELEKGKAYSKGNVSSNGEKLIYNSKDGKTAAIANNFLTIPRGGQFFVQLADSTKVWLNSESQLKYPVAFTDGETRQVELLYGEAYFEVSPSTKHKGSKFKVKTQEQNVEVIGTEFNIKAYKDETTIYTTLVKGKVAVSNSGSKAILAPDEQSRISSSNGSIAVAEVDVYNEISWRKGLFVFKGMPLKDIARVLSRWYDTDIVFADPALGNVKFNGVLNKNQNLEDILTTIKNINFINAYEKKDNKIIIK; from the coding sequence ATGGAAAAAGAAGAATTCTTAACGTTATTAAACAGATATATTTCTGGTGATACTAATCGGGAGGAGAGTAAAAAGTTACTGCGTTTTTATGAAAGTTTTCAGACTTCTGATGAATGGGACGAAAGCTTGGGGTCAAAAGAAGAGATTCAAAATAAAATGCTGCAGCGGATTCAGGATGCGATAAAATCGGAGGAAACTAAAGTAATTCCGTTGAAACCGTTTTACACTAGAAAAAGTTTCAAAGTAGTGGCCGCAGCATCAGTTGCGATGCTTATTTCCATTTCGTTATTATTTAACCGAGGAAACAAGACAAAAGATACAATTCCGGTTGCTGCCAATAAAAATATTTTGATCGGAACCGATAAAGCAACACTGACTTTAGAAGACGGATCTGTAATTGAATTGGAAAAAGGAAAAGCTTACAGCAAAGGAAATGTTTCTAGTAATGGCGAGAAATTAATTTACAATTCAAAAGACGGCAAAACTGCTGCAATTGCTAATAACTTTTTAACGATTCCGAGAGGAGGGCAGTTTTTTGTCCAACTGGCTGACAGTACAAAAGTCTGGCTGAATTCAGAATCACAATTAAAATATCCGGTTGCTTTTACTGACGGCGAAACCAGACAAGTGGAACTGCTGTATGGAGAAGCTTATTTTGAAGTGTCGCCAAGTACAAAACATAAAGGTTCAAAATTTAAAGTCAAAACTCAGGAACAGAATGTTGAGGTTATTGGCACTGAATTCAATATCAAAGCTTATAAAGATGAAACTACAATTTATACCACACTGGTAAAAGGAAAAGTTGCAGTAAGTAATTCAGGCAGTAAAGCAATTCTGGCACCAGATGAGCAATCCAGAATAAGCAGCTCCAACGGAAGCATAGCTGTTGCCGAAGTTGATGTTTACAATGAAATTTCATGGAGGAAAGGTTTGTTTGTTTTTAAAGGAATGCCGCTGAAAGATATTGCAAGAGTCCTGTCCCGCTGGTATGATACTGATATAGTGTTTGCTGATCCGGCACTTGGGAATGTGAAGTTTAACGGGGTATTAAATAAAAATCAGAATCTCGAAGATATACTAACTACAATCAAGAACATTAACTTTATTAACGCCTATGAAAAAAAAGACAATAAGATTATAATAAAATAA
- a CDS encoding cation:proton antiporter has product MKNITKSFFYLIMIGGFSGLIYWIILKGKMLETGRNIVSNHQENGHWNDFLASMSQNLHHPLAILLAQIVTIILVARFFGWVCRKIGQPTVIGEMIAGIVLGPSLIGMYFPEFSAMLFPKDSLGNLQFLSQIGLILFMFVIGMELDLKVLKNKAHDAVVISHASIIVPFALGLGLAYYIYHSFAPEGVEFLSFGLFLGIAMSITAFPVLAGIVRERGIHKTKLGAIVITCAAADDITAWCILAAVIAIVKAGSFTSSLYVIVLAVFYVLLMLKVVRPFLKKVGDLRSTRESLSKPIVAIFFLTLLLSSYVSELIGIHALFGAFLAGAIMPENNKFRSIFIEKIEDVSVVVLLPLFFVFTGLRTQIGLIDDPHLWKITGVIILVAVAGKFFGSAFAAKFVGHSWKDSLSIGTLMNTRGLMELVVLNIGYDLGVLSTEIFTMMVIMALVTTFMTGPALDLINFVFKDKPTAIPEEISSKSKYKILISFATADKGKLLLKVANSFVKKQGGNTIVTAMHLTLSSELHSFDVKEHEREVFMPVISESENLNQKIVTHFKVSNDIDSDITETANHGDYDLLLVGLGQSIFEGTLLGKVLGFTTRIINPDRFIDKITGKEGLFENSPFDERTRQIIANSKMPVGILVDKELEEINRVFIPIFSAEDGFLMEFAQKLIHNNGSQITVSDSMGEARKDREIQEAVRSIEQIAPNHIMMMQERMIKKEFLELQDLMIISLESWKKLIDSHSTWLNNTPSVLIIKP; this is encoded by the coding sequence ATGAAAAATATAACGAAATCTTTTTTTTATCTGATAATGATTGGCGGATTTTCTGGATTGATCTATTGGATTATCCTAAAAGGAAAAATGCTGGAAACTGGGCGAAATATTGTGTCTAATCATCAAGAAAATGGACATTGGAATGATTTTTTGGCGTCAATGTCGCAGAATCTGCACCATCCGCTGGCAATACTTTTGGCACAGATTGTAACGATTATTCTGGTGGCTCGTTTCTTTGGCTGGGTCTGCCGAAAAATTGGACAGCCAACAGTAATTGGTGAAATGATTGCCGGTATTGTATTGGGCCCGTCTTTGATCGGGATGTATTTTCCGGAATTCTCAGCCATGCTGTTTCCAAAGGATTCATTAGGAAATCTTCAGTTTTTGAGCCAGATCGGATTGATTCTTTTCATGTTTGTAATAGGAATGGAACTCGATTTGAAAGTGCTAAAAAACAAAGCGCATGATGCCGTAGTAATTAGTCATGCCAGTATTATTGTTCCGTTTGCGCTAGGTTTGGGCTTGGCATATTATATTTATCATTCATTTGCTCCTGAGGGAGTGGAGTTTCTTTCTTTTGGATTATTCTTAGGAATCGCTATGAGCATTACAGCTTTTCCTGTTTTGGCAGGAATTGTCCGTGAGCGCGGGATACATAAGACAAAGTTGGGCGCCATCGTAATTACCTGCGCCGCTGCTGATGACATAACTGCTTGGTGTATTTTGGCTGCAGTTATTGCGATTGTAAAAGCGGGTTCGTTTACCAGTTCGCTGTATGTTATAGTTTTGGCGGTTTTTTATGTATTGCTGATGCTGAAAGTCGTTCGCCCATTCTTAAAAAAAGTAGGTGATTTGAGATCGACGCGAGAAAGTTTAAGCAAGCCGATTGTTGCGATTTTCTTTTTGACTTTACTGCTTTCCTCTTATGTTTCTGAACTGATTGGGATTCACGCCTTGTTTGGAGCGTTTCTTGCAGGAGCTATCATGCCGGAAAACAATAAGTTCCGATCTATTTTTATCGAAAAAATAGAAGACGTTTCGGTTGTTGTTCTGCTTCCTTTATTTTTTGTTTTTACTGGTTTGAGAACGCAGATAGGGTTGATTGATGATCCGCATTTGTGGAAAATAACGGGTGTTATTATTCTTGTTGCCGTTGCTGGTAAATTTTTCGGGAGTGCTTTTGCCGCAAAGTTTGTGGGACACAGCTGGAAAGACAGTCTGTCTATTGGTACCTTAATGAATACGCGCGGACTGATGGAACTGGTCGTACTGAATATTGGATATGATTTGGGTGTTTTGTCTACCGAAATTTTTACAATGATGGTGATTATGGCTTTGGTCACTACATTTATGACTGGGCCGGCTTTGGATTTAATAAACTTTGTTTTTAAAGATAAACCGACAGCTATTCCGGAAGAAATCAGCAGTAAAAGCAAATACAAAATTCTTATTTCTTTTGCGACAGCAGATAAAGGAAAACTGCTGCTAAAAGTTGCCAACAGCTTCGTTAAGAAACAAGGCGGCAATACGATTGTAACTGCCATGCATTTGACATTGAGTTCGGAACTGCATTCTTTTGATGTGAAAGAGCATGAAAGGGAAGTTTTTATGCCCGTTATTTCCGAATCCGAAAATCTGAACCAAAAAATAGTCACTCATTTTAAAGTGTCCAATGATATTGATTCTGATATAACTGAAACGGCTAATCACGGCGATTATGATTTACTGTTAGTTGGTTTGGGACAATCTATTTTTGAAGGGACATTATTGGGGAAAGTGCTTGGGTTTACAACACGCATTATCAATCCGGATCGTTTTATTGATAAAATTACCGGAAAAGAAGGGCTGTTCGAAAATTCTCCTTTTGATGAAAGAACAAGACAGATTATTGCCAACAGCAAAATGCCGGTTGGAATCCTTGTTGATAAAGAGTTGGAAGAAATCAACAGGGTTTTTATACCAATTTTCTCTGCCGAAGATGGTTTCCTGATGGAATTTGCCCAAAAGTTGATACACAATAACGGCTCCCAAATTACGGTTTCGGATTCTATGGGAGAAGCCAGAAAAGACAGAGAGATTCAGGAAGCTGTCCGTTCGATAGAACAAATCGCTCCTAACCATATTATGATGATGCAGGAAAGAATGATCAAAAAAGAGTTTCTGGAGCTGCAGGATTTAATGATTATCAGCTTGGAAAGCTGGAAAAAACTAATTGATTCCCACAGTACCTGGCTTAATAATACGCCTTCGGTGCTTATTATTAAACCTTAA
- a CDS encoding LemA family protein, translating to MNKTTAFITLIILTIITLPIFFITIPVFISIYNGLVRKKNQVEYSFSGVDVELQKRGELIPNLVESVKKYMSFEQNTLKEIVELRSRITQIKPGSAERFSLENDLTEQLKQLMVTVENYPDLKSNENMLHLQRSLNEAEEQISAARRAYNASVKILNDSIQTFPSTLFASIYDFTIRPYFIAEQNSKSVPNLKGLFN from the coding sequence ATGAACAAAACCACTGCCTTTATTACTCTTATAATCCTAACCATAATCACATTACCAATATTTTTTATAACCATTCCAGTCTTTATATCTATTTACAATGGATTAGTAAGGAAGAAAAATCAGGTTGAATACTCATTCAGCGGTGTTGATGTTGAATTACAAAAAAGAGGCGAACTCATACCAAATTTAGTTGAAAGCGTAAAAAAATACATGTCATTTGAACAAAACACCCTCAAAGAAATTGTAGAATTAAGAAGCAGGATAACTCAAATAAAACCTGGTTCTGCAGAAAGATTTAGTTTAGAAAACGATTTAACAGAACAATTAAAACAGCTTATGGTAACTGTTGAAAATTATCCTGATCTAAAATCTAATGAAAACATGCTGCATTTGCAAAGAAGCCTAAATGAAGCTGAAGAACAGATAAGCGCAGCTAGAAGAGCATATAATGCATCTGTTAAAATCCTGAATGACTCCATACAAACATTTCCTTCAACCCTTTTCGCCAGCATTTATGACTTTACAATAAGACCTTATTTTATAGCTGAGCAAAATTCTAAATCAGTTCCAAATTTAAAAGGACTATTTAATTAA
- a CDS encoding sensor histidine kinase: MDNAQENNTLIYILLVIILVFTVVLCYLIYRLTASAKAKKSVEEQFGLLEMKVNNLQLETLESRLNPHLFKNILNSIQSHAYQTYFALDKLANVLDYILYESQKKFVSPKEEIQFALNLIEINKIKVSPLFELKVKTKIDETEKLYEQNLLAPLISIDLIENAFKHADLQSADAFISILFEFKDNCFSLTVSNKISEKKALIKERSGIGATTLEQRLKIIYKNQFKLDKFVENDIYIAHLKINLLEYKNQMFTA, from the coding sequence ATGGATAACGCACAAGAAAACAACACTCTCATATATATACTACTGGTAATTATTCTGGTATTCACTGTGGTTCTTTGTTATCTTATTTATAGATTGACCGCTTCCGCGAAAGCTAAAAAAAGTGTTGAAGAGCAGTTTGGTCTGCTGGAAATGAAAGTTAATAATCTGCAGCTGGAAACGCTGGAGTCACGGCTCAACCCGCATCTTTTTAAGAATATTCTCAACTCGATTCAGTCGCATGCTTATCAGACGTATTTTGCTTTGGATAAACTGGCGAATGTTTTGGATTATATTTTATATGAAAGCCAAAAAAAGTTTGTTTCCCCAAAAGAGGAAATTCAGTTTGCCTTAAATCTGATTGAAATCAACAAAATTAAGGTAAGTCCGCTTTTTGAGCTGAAAGTAAAAACCAAGATTGACGAAACCGAAAAGCTTTATGAGCAAAATCTTTTGGCACCTTTAATTTCAATTGATTTAATTGAAAATGCTTTTAAACATGCCGATCTGCAGAGTGCTGATGCTTTTATTTCTATTTTATTTGAGTTCAAGGACAATTGTTTCAGCCTGACGGTTTCCAATAAAATTTCGGAAAAAAAAGCCTTGATAAAAGAACGAAGCGGAATAGGAGCAACAACCTTGGAACAACGTCTGAAAATTATCTACAAAAATCAGTTCAAATTGGATAAATTTGTCGAAAACGACATTTATATTGCGCATTTAAAAATCAATCTGCTTGAATACAAAAATCAAATGTTTACTGCTTGA
- a CDS encoding LytR/AlgR family response regulator transcription factor, with protein MNTKIKCLLLDDELPGLTYLKMLCEQIPELEIIKAFNDPQKLLEEVPKLDFDLCISDIEMPGIDGLTLANLLQDKLVIFTTAYKNYAAEAFDINAVDYITKPVTKERLEKAIAKALERFQKPDVSKKFISLNTDKGKSLLYFDQIHYIKSASLDSRDKEVNLTDGSVLLLKNINFDSLLNQLPKTDFCRVNKKEIIALSAVQFFNHNEITLSIHEKNGKPIVLVLSETYRNDFLAKVKI; from the coding sequence TTGAATACAAAAATCAAATGTTTACTGCTTGACGACGAACTTCCAGGTCTTACTTATCTGAAAATGCTCTGCGAGCAGATTCCGGAACTGGAAATTATAAAGGCATTCAACGATCCCCAAAAATTATTGGAAGAAGTTCCCAAACTCGATTTTGATCTGTGTATTTCGGATATCGAAATGCCAGGAATTGATGGTTTGACGCTGGCTAATTTGCTTCAGGATAAATTGGTGATTTTTACGACCGCTTACAAAAATTACGCTGCCGAAGCTTTTGATATCAACGCAGTTGACTATATCACAAAACCAGTTACCAAGGAACGTTTGGAAAAAGCGATCGCCAAAGCCCTCGAGCGGTTTCAAAAGCCGGATGTTTCCAAAAAATTTATTAGCCTGAATACCGATAAAGGCAAGTCGTTATTGTATTTTGATCAGATTCATTACATAAAATCCGCATCGCTGGACAGTAGAGATAAAGAAGTCAATCTTACAGACGGAAGCGTTTTACTGCTTAAAAACATCAATTTTGATTCCTTATTAAACCAGCTCCCTAAAACTGATTTTTGTCGTGTGAACAAAAAAGAAATCATTGCATTATCAGCAGTACAGTTTTTCAATCATAATGAAATTACGCTTTCTATTCATGAAAAAAACGGAAAACCAATTGTGCTGGTTTTGAGTGAAACGTATAGAAATGATTTTTTGGCGAAAGTGAAAATTTAA